GTAGTTAAGATATACACTAATGGATCAGTGGATGAGGataggtgcaaaagaaatagcagtaaaTGACTCCAGTaacctactatttgacaaacacaaagacgtcagttctggaataagaactcactatttgacaaaaatcactgggaaaactggaaaaaattagggCAAAATCTAGGCATAGGTCCagatctcacaccctataccaaaataagttcaaaatgggcacaggatatagacataaaaaatgaaatcttagataAATTgagagaccaagaaatactctatcttatctatggaaaaggaataaatttatgactaaacatgaattagagcacattataacctgcaaaatgaatgattttgatgatgTTTAATTACAAATGTTTAgctctaataaaatcaatgtcatcaaaattagaaggaaaacagaaagctggaaagcAATCTTCATAACCAATTATTGCCCAAAGGCAGCAGGATGGTGTTATGATGAGCCCAACCCTAAACATAATCTGAACCTTGAAAACACTGGGagaaaagacaggactgggttgggaccAATCTTCCATTACgtcagaacctggacacaaaggaggaaaaaaaaaactctgcaaAGACAAACAGCTAGACAACATCGTGGTCAGCAACTAGTCAGGAATCAGGCCCCAGGTCCAGCAAAGTAAAAGCTTGGATCtctactccatataccccaggcaCAGAACTGAAACAGCAAAGAGGAGCAAAAAAGctaagagtgctcactatagaaaactactttacacaCAAAAGATGAGCAATACTGTGTCAGAAAAAGacagcagtgaaaaatcactcccAGGGGAAGTAACACAACAGCCTATAAATTGGACTcgagtaaaaaaaaatactcattgaagagctttaaaaagatttaaaaatcaaagaagagaagaagcaaaatggaaaaaaaagaaatgaaagtcaaacAGGAAAACTCAgacaagttgaccaaagaaatcaactccattaaaagtaaaaacagcCAACTGGGAAAGGAAACACAGAATATAACTGAACAAAAGAAGATTCTAAAAATCACAATTGAATAAAGGGAAACAAATTAATcttcaagattccatcaagcaaaataaggactgaaaatactgaaaaaatgtaaaggaccttctagggaaaacaaatgacctggaaaatagatccaagaaagCCAATGTATGAATCATCGGATTACAAGAAAGCTTGGACCAACAAAAGCACCTGGAAAATagcatgcaggaaattataagggaaaactgcctaAATCTACCCATACAAGATAACAATACTTGGTATAAATGAGGAATTGTGCTAAAATCAGGGGACTATAAACATAGGATAAAACAAATCAATCTCTAGCTCAAAGTAATAATTATgcttaggtaaaaaaaaaaaaagacatgaagacATTTAAATAAAATCGAGGTATCCTAATGCAAAAGACAACACATccgtattttaaaaatgaaagaaaaagctaATCTCACAAATCATTTTCCTATTCTTGattgaaatgacttttccaatacaacaagcacttattaagcttGATCTGAGCACTCTGTTGGATATGGAGAAGGGTTAGATATGAtaaaatttctcctctttttctcaaggaatttaaaacttcataaatgaagaagagaCATACAAAAGACAacataaagaacaaaaaattcaGGATATTTatgttagagaaataaaaatcatgtgattGTTTAATCATAGGTAAAGATAATGCAGTCACAATGTGTTGGAGGAAAGACTTTTGACTTGTTAATAAGAATGCTGTGACTAGTTTGAGATTTGGTGCTCAGAGTACAATGGGGTTCAAGTCTGAATTAGCATCTGAATTAAATTGAGCATTTGAATTAAATCTGGTGTCATTGTCAAGATCTCTTGGATGGGTATAGGAAGAAGAAGCTGTCTTAGAGAGATTAACTATTCTGAGCAAAAAATTAAGCAAGGTCAAAGCTTCTGCTCTGATCATCCCTTGGGTCAGATTTGTGAGTATAAATTGCACTTCCAGTCTGGCTAATATATTAGGATCCAGACTAAACTTTTTGAAAGATTATTCAAGGGgggagttaggtggcacagtggatagagcaatggccctggagtcagggggacttgagttcaaatccagcctcagatatttaataattacctagctgtgagactttaggcaagtcacttaaccccatttccttaagttaaaaaaaaataaaaaagaaagatcatacAAAACAAGAGGGACGTGTTTctaaagataattaaaatgaaGTCTTTTACCTTTAATAATCTTACATATAATCATAGTACTTCTATTTGTTATTCCCTAAAATCAGAATTTAATTCTCCCAAATGATGACTGCTTAAGGATCAAGATGCTCCATGtgatcaatttattttaaattatacataaaaaaaCACATTCTGGTATGCTCACTTTGAACAGTCAGGCAGTAAACATAATTAGTATAAAGGAAACACACCTATTGGGATAGCAATCTATGAAACAAGTAACTAAATACACCCCTCCCATTCATTTGCTATTCACTGTCCAACATTATGCACAATATCAGAGGAAGTAATGAGCACATacagaataaaatagaagaggCATGGCTGCTTGGGAACAGATTTGGTCTTGGTAACCCACTTCTCAGCATAGCTGGGTTCATCTGACTTTCTAAGTATATGTTCATGCTGTTTGACCTGGAACAAAGTATCTATTGGAAAGATCAATCACCTAGGCTTCCTGAGTCTGTCCTATTCTTAATTCATTTTCCAATAGGAAAGACATTTCTTCCTCACTCACAAAAGGCTAATGCTGAGATATGCTCTGTTCCCACTCATTGAGTCTGTTTCTTGTTAAACATGATGTTTTACCTTTGGCAAGTTGTGCTATAATAGCACATTATTGATTAAttggaaataatggaaaatagaGAAGCCCACACATCCCCTTTATCGTGTCCATAATCTAAGAACATATTCTCTCACAAGAATGGAGTTTTTCTTCATTactaaattgcttttcaaaagcTAGAGTTCACTCATATTTCTCAAGGTTATCTTCTGGtcccactgattttttttagagaattttttccctCATTCGTTAAAAGGTTACCAAGGGATAATGGTTGAAGTAGCTTCTAATTACTTCAAACTAATTTGAAAATCAACTACTAGAGATGTGAAAACATTAAAAGATTGTAGACCTAACtttgtattttgtttaaaatttgagGATATCATTTCTTCAGTTAACTGTTCTCTGACATTCTCTAATGTTATCAACCTGGTTAAGAGGAAACCAATTTAAGAATCCTGTAAACAGTTGCCAACTCCTAGTACAAAAGCATGTAactgaaatacaaagaaagcgTTAACAAATAcatcacttaaaaaatatttttggaagaaTCATGGAAGACTCCATGAAGTAAACTTATGCAACTTAGGAAGTTAAACAACTGAACTGAAATTTGAAATAGAAGTATATTTTAAGTAGCTAAGGGTGATAAGAGACATTTCTGGCACAGGAAAGAATAGCTAAAATGACATGTAGATGAGAAATCAAAGTTTGGTCTTGGAAGAGAatctttattttatcattcaGAATTATGCAAAGAAATTTTTTCCCAGGGGAACAATATCAGGTCCAATGGTCAAATGAATTATCAAATAAATAGACACAGGTTTATGTAtctaaacaataaaaaagatgaacattttggtgctttatttttattgtagacaaaaattaaatagtaacTTCACTCTTAGATTAGTTTTTTTACTAGATTATGCATAACATATGTTATTCATAcattttcttacttctttcaaagatgaaaattttcttcttggaaaaaagttaatttttattatcttaccTAGTGCAACTTTGATTTTCATGTTCCGGAGACAATAAATAATAGGATTCATGAATGGAGGCAATATTGTGTAGGTCATTGAAATCAGAAGATTCTGGACTGGTGAAGTGTCTGTTATAGGACCTAAGACTGTGACCATTCCAGCAAGAATGAATAACAGGAAGATAATCAATTGTGGAGAACAGGTAGACAAAGCTTTGTAGCGTCCTTCCACCGAAGGCATTTTAAATACAGTGGAGAAGATATAAGTATAAGATATGATTAAAAAACCAAAGCAGAATAAAACTAAAGTTGAACTGGTGGCAAGGAGTACATACTCAGTATCACGAACCTCAGAAGATGAGACCTTCAAGACATGAGGGATATCACAAAAAAACTGATGAATCATATTGGATCCTGAGAAAGGTAAACGAAACATGTTGCCTGTATGGAGAGCTGAATAGATGAGCGTACTAACCCATGAACCAATTGCCACCCAAAGACAGCGGAGTGGTGTCATGGTGACTCCATAGTGTAAGGGATGGCAGATAGCCACATAGCGGTCATAGGACATAGCCACAAGCAAAGCCAGTTCTGTTGCAGCAAAGAATATATAGAAGAAAATCTGAGCAGCACAGCCAAGAAGAGAAATGGATTGATTACCTGTCAAAGAATTCACAATGAATTTGGGAAGAGTGACTGAGATGCAGCCAAGATCTGATAGGGATAAATTgctcagaaaaaaatacattggagAATGAAGGTGTGGGTCAGTGACAATGGCAGTGATAGTGAGGAGATTTCCCATCAGGGCTGCAATGTatatcaacaagaaaaaaatagcatgtaAGACCTGTAGCTCTCGAATGTTGGAAAACTCCATAAGGAAGAATTCCATAATGATGCTACAATTCCTCATGTcttctgagattctgtaattcatCTTGAAATAATATGAATAGAAGATATCAAATTCTAAAAGGAGAATAGAGAAGCACTTTATTACATAGAAAATTCATTAACTTCCATCTATTCTTAGTCACCATGTTGCAGAGAAAATCAGATAATTATATGACTTACCAATCTACTGCAACCACATGtaatcaataaattgaaaatatctACCTCACCATACAAACTGAGTCTCTTTCAATTGACTTACTCAATAGGACCTTCATTCCATATTTGCCCTGCACACAcaacacccacacccacacccacacacccgCTAGAACCCtagatagattctttttttcccagaatcaaaacatttatctttttacaAAAATACTGACAATCGATGGAAGCTAGATGGATAAGAAacacaataaacaaaataaactttaaaatatagtgAAATTTTAGGCAACTCTAAAGTTAGATGATGCCTTGGATGGAGCaccatttggagtcagaagaacctgtgttcaaatgtggactcagaaaTTTAcacctcctagctgtgtgactttaagcaagtcacttcaccctgattgcctcccatctggggtcatctccagtcgttCTGATTGACATCTAGATACTAGATCCAGACTCTTCCAGAGGGGAAGTTGAGGCTCATGACATTGCACAACACTatctcaatcaaaaaaaaaaacaaaacaattcatgTGAATGCTATACCATGACTTTCCTCATGGCACAGTCttattcaagaacaaagaacaaaaaagtatACAACAAACAAAAATGTGATGCCTGACACTGTCTATTTCATGCATGTATCATTACTATTTTCTAGGATGTCAAAGTTCTGGCTCCATTTCAGCTTCTTGAAAGGTTGTTGGGACCTACCTAGAAGCTCTCCTGAATGGTCAGAAGCTCCTTAATACGTATCTGAAAAATTGCCAAGGTCCTGGAAGAAATGAATGTCTCACAATAGGGAGGAGTCTCTTAACTTGTATAGTTTTATAGACCAAGTACTTCatggattttaaaattcaaagtcaagCTCCCTTAATTAAAGAGGCAGGCTAGAGAGGTAGAGAATTTCCTTGAGTTATCACAAATAAGATGTTTTGTTACAATGGGACAaattcaatttataatcttagatctTCAGATTCCAAAAGTTGAACTATTTTCTTTTGATCAACTCAAAGGTATGACCATAATCACTTGCTTTAAATCTTTTCTCTCTTGAGGATAATTAGAATAGGAGTTATTGTCTtcagcaaaaaacaaataaaaatctttgagaactttaaagaactatatttttgtaaatggtTTTCTTCTGTATTTGTGGTAGTACCAAGAAATTCATTACTGATTAAAAGTACTGCTgaagatataatgcatttttctCTGCTATACATTTATAATTCTCAGGATTTGCTGTTAAGACATTTGATTCCATTGGATTTACAGTTCTGCAATCTCAAATCAATGTTCTTCACCTTAACCTTATAAGTTTGATTAATCATTTGCTGCATTCATTCCTCTGAATAACATTGATTACCACATAGATTTTCACACATACtcttataataatctttttaGTCATATATTAATAATTTGTGCCATATAGTTCATTTGCCCCATTATTTTTAGAGCATGTAAGTTTTGGTGAAAGGAAATATGTGTATTCAAACCAAGGAAGCAAAAGTTGAAAGTtttgatgtattatttttatgtatttgaaagaCTTATATGCATTCTCTAATAATACTATTTCAtgagatctatgattttatcaagGCAGGAGTGTACCAGGTGAGAGAAATCTCAAACACtgggaaattaaatgatttggcaAGAGACTCAAAAAATTTTTCTCTCAGAGTCTGAATTTAAATGCAGATATCCTCCTTCCAACAAGgttatttctttatctcttgtcatcatatctaataataataataataatagtgatatcaatt
The Macrotis lagotis isolate mMagLag1 chromosome 3, bilby.v1.9.chrom.fasta, whole genome shotgun sequence genome window above contains:
- the LOC141519433 gene encoding olfactory receptor 14I1-like, with amino-acid sequence MRNCSIIMEFFLMEFSNIRELQVLHAIFFLLIYIAALMGNLLTITAIVTDPHLHSPMYFFLSNLSLSDLGCISVTLPKFIVNSLTGNQSISLLGCAAQIFFYIFFAATELALLVAMSYDRYVAICHPLHYGVTMTPLRCLWVAIGSWVSTLIYSALHTGNMFRLPFSGSNMIHQFFCDIPHVLKVSSSEVRDTEYVLLATSSTLVLFCFGFLIISYTYIFSTVFKMPSVEGRYKALSTCSPQLIIFLLFILAGMVTVLGPITDTSPVQNLLISMTYTILPPFMNPIIYCLRNMKIKVALDYTLSNYSQRMGQTIHRNQEDNSVYYEYSGGYRAVLPNGTGRYISPDPII